The DNA sequence TCTAAGATGTAATGTACTGATTGTGAGATTATTAGGGTGTCGTCAGACAATCGATAATATCGTCAACATTAGAAGGTTCTGAAGGAAAATGCggtttgttaataaatattgacaatattGTATTggcaatatacatatatatatactgatCCTTTTAGTCGAGAACCTTGAAATATTGAcagtatacatacatatacgtatacatattgATAGACTAACGGCACCCTTATGGGATTATCAAGTATAGTCAAAAAGTTTAATCGAgtgttatttcaattataattcaatatttataagTTTCTAATCATTcttctttcaaatatttcttcctTAACGTTATTACTTCTCTTCTGAATACAATATTGAATAAGTTGATACTCTATTATCTATATTCGCTATTTATCTGGAACAAAAGATTTCATGATGTACACGTAATTATACAGCGTAtagtgtatgtatatgtaggTAAATATGTAGGTTCTATTTCATTGCCCTCTTAATACATACGTGTACGATATACATTGTATAAACATAATTATCTAGGATGGTATCATTATTTTTGATCAATTTCATTTACCTATAATTTCCAAAATGTacatttgaaattgaaatttgctATTTTCATTTGTCTGATCTACCTATCTGGTACAAAGGCATTATTAATTCCCTTTTAACCGTAAGTTATTACGGGAAACCAATTGGTCGTTAAAAtcaatgaatattaaaatctGTAGTCATTTCTTTTCATAAACGTGTTTCAGTTTCTTGGATGCATGATTTCTACTACATTATATACTAGGAAATTCTTTAATTGTTAAAAGATATACTAAGACACGATGGCTCGTTCTCGCGAAACgaacacacatacatacatatatctcttattatacaaattataaagatGCACATAATGGCAGCTAAAAGGATTGATCGAAAGGTCTGAGAATATACGGAATTGAATTAATCTGTATATGTGTAAATATCTAATGACTTTTACGTGACATAAATACATGTATGGTTAAAGAACGATATAAGAGTTAGAGATACACACTTGCAAAGAAATCGGTACAGGGGATATACACAATAGTTAACTAAACACGCTATTATAcacaatataattatattatgttaatcATGTAAAAACTGTACAAAATTATGAATATAGTAGTATGTAGTTTTACATATTATACTTATCATATATGTAGAATTCATTTCACATCGAGTTtttaaggaagaaaaataaattacttttgGTCAACCATACTGcgatttattatttgaaaaatacggTATGCCTTGTTCAGCTGGAAACGctcaaatatttcgaaaaatatgaATGATACGAAACAATGTTCCAGACAGAAGCCCCGCAGCTTAAGTTGACCTCCTCTTGCTCGTGTAAGGAGGTTTGCTCGTGTGCAGGGTCATTTTGGAcgatttttaattgttaataactaaaaaataaaGCTGAAAAcgcaatttttaattcttgaTTTTCGTCTCATAAATATCCTGACACCTGTAGCCGACCACCCTGtatagtaataatataataataatttctgtctttcaATTAATGAACTAATGAAAAGAAGTTAACCTTTTTTTTCTTAGTTTCTACGATTTTATGTTAGGAAAACATGATATCATAGGAGATGGCACAATTTCAGTGTGAAATTCTTGGCCcgtccaaaatatttttcgaccGACTTTGCGAGTTTGTATCAGGAGAACATAACAGCACAAAAGGTGGCACAATTTCGGCGGTTCTTGAAAATGACCTCATATTCCAGGTATCatcaaaatttcaagaaaGGACGTCATATTGCTATACCTGCCAAAATGTCAAGAAATGTCCTCAAATTCTCAGAATTTTTGAGTGTTTACATACATTggcttttttatttacattttcgaaattttttaattttttgacGTTTCCCTTATTTTAACTTGTGAAAATAATAAGAGAGTAAAATGAAGCGGGATGAACGAAGTTAAGGATCAATGATAAGACATTCGAATTCGCTTTAAAAAATCTGTTTATtcattgaatttaaaaaattatataataatcttGACAATTACTATTAATTCAATAGCGACTAACGTACCTAACTATCTGCATTACGTAGAACATATTAAGAAATACAGCTTAATTCTGATTTTAATCACGTAtaatttatacttatttttacaatataattattgtGCAAGCATGTCtttatacttataaattaatagttgcgTTTCATGTCATATTTCaggaattaataatttatagcacttgttataatataaatacaattgtAAATCCAAAACATAGTTACAAAACACGGAATGTAACGAAGTATAACTAATTACAACTATTTAGAATTAACTACAACTACTTTTATCGACGTGATAAAAGTTCTGTGCTTTCTGTTGTAGTTTCCTGATGTTACAGCAAAAGTAAACCTGCAACAcacaaaagaaatattaatttcatttatcttacagtataaaaaatgaaatgtaagAATACGATAATCATTTTtggataatattaattaaaaataaattcatttgaCGCTATAAAGACTGCTGAAAGTATTTAACAGATTCACCTATACCAGTTAATCAAGGTACTCCTCGATCGCATgcaatttaatgaaaaataaaagatatcgACTGGTAGCTATAGGTTTCAATTTGGTTTAAATGTCGCGTACTTTAGTTTATCCAAGATATTAAGGATCGTAGTTGACGAAAAGATTCGAATAAAAtctcgaataaaataaaaattcgaataatctaaattattgcaagacaattttcaatttgaaaCGCGTGGAAACGTATGTAAACGAGAGAATGTGAGCGGGAAGCGAGCGAACACTTGtctgaattaatttttacagtaaactttaatttaacgttaataatattaaaataacgttaattaaatttaaaaaaatatgatatatgtTTTAGAtctttaaaaatgttttatgtacATACACAATTGCGAAGAGTTCTACCAGACAGCCACGCTGCAGCCCGCTTACCGACTaagcatatatgtatacatggATTTATCGACATAATACAGTAGTATTGCAAGTTGTAGACACAAAATTGCGCTGCGTTACAAATCCTAACAAGTGGATCAAGGCGCTTACTATGAACAAATTGATCAATATCGTTCGGTTATTAAGCCTTCCCCCCCCCAGGAGAAGTTATCAGACCTGtgaataatacatatatacaactGTGCTTCATAGGTCTGTACGAAATGACATTCGTGTAGTCGCAACGTTCGTGTGCGGATTGGTGCATGCGCTGGTGTACGAACCGGTgttcgtttggttgtgggtaATAACAGACGTCGTACCAACACTCGTGTGTGAAccttttaatattacaattaatgctgctattatttgatattaaaCGTATAGTTCGGATACTTTTGCGACCTATGATTTGCCATTAGATCTAATAAAATCTTTCTAACTCGAATTTGTGTTAGATTTTTTAGATGTTGATTTTAATAGAATTATCCTTACTTGTTGttcatttataataaatacagcAATTTTAAAAATGCAAACTTAATTTaagataaaagatataaataaggattaatttacaacaaatatttcgttaatatataatattttaataacaaataataaggaaccaaaaataatttatctctCATGTtgttaaatttcttaaatttggTATTAATATAACTTCCAGAAAACATGCTATAGTCTCAATGTGTCACGTGATAATGCAGCCATGCGTCTTTTATGCAACATGGCGGCCGGCAAAGGACTTGCAATCGTTCTCCGACcaaaaactattaatttattcagCAAcagtaaattaaataaatttccatgCGGTATTGTGCAAAGATGTAGCACGTGTCACCGATCTGTTACAACAATAGCATTGAGTGTCGGTAGTTGGAGCTCAAAAAAATCAGGAAAATGTAATTATACGTCTGATCACGAATATTACGCAGATTACATCACACTTTATTCATAATAcgtattttatttcgaatttgTTGACATATTAGATATATCTTggtattttgaaaaaattttctatttttaattatatataatatcatgAATGCCTTGTCTTcttacttacaattttaatgAGTAAACtttcaaagtaaaatataacCTGAAACTTCACAACACATGCTTTTCGTTTTAACTCCTAACAATTGTTTATAGTAGTATCTCAGATAGacttttattctttaaattttgttctaacatattaatataaatatctgtTAATTTTATGCTAACGTGTCAAAGTTATTAACTAtgttaacaaaattttaaagtaaataaattatcttaTATAGGGTGTATAGAAAAGCTGGAGTAAATCTTTAAAAGCATATAGTACTCGtcaaaacaaacaaaaatatcTTAATAATTATTGGTCCAAAAACCATTAATTTTGGagttataaaatgtttttgtCAATAAGACATTAACTCAACAGCatatattcaatatatctTCCATTTATTTCAACACACACTATGGCATGTTTTATCATAGTAGCATGCACAGTTTGATATTTGACATTTCACGATTCATTGTATCAACTCATTTAATACAGGACCTGATTTACTATATATTGTACTTCTATAcattaaatatcttataactCCAACACTAATGGATTTTGAACCAATCTTTATtaagatctttttaattaatttgagTACATTACACGTTCCTAAACTTTTTGCCCAACTTTTTTATATACCctgtttattataaatcatATTCTACTTGTAATCCTTTGCATTCTTTAACCTTTCTACCTTTGATTCTAAGACTGATAGAATTCTAAGACAATTCTATTACTTGCTTAttatatgatttattttattaattatataaatttactaaaaatatattttataatttttaattagttcattaatattttatttagagaaataatttcaatgaaaaatagGTATACATGCATTAACAATATGTTTGTGTGTGTATCTTTttcactattattattattattgttattatatttagaaaaattttttctaacataaaatattatttattaaatataattgcaGATATGATAGAAAATTTATCCAAAGTTCAAAGAGGAATACATACAACAAGCAAACTATTAAAACgtaattattatgaaatattggGTGTATCTAAGAACGCTGCTGCAAAGGATATTAAAAAGGCTTACTATCAGCTTGCTAAAAAGTATCACCCTGATACAAATAAAGGAGATCCAGATGCAAGTAGAAAGTTTCAGGAAGTTTCAGAAGCATATGAAGTACTAAGCGATGAtcagaaaagaaaagagtaTGACACGTGGGGAGCCACATCAGAACAAATGGGGATGGGACAGGGCcatggtggtggtggtggtggtggccATGCTGGAGATTTTACTGAAGGTTGGCAATTCAGATCATCCATCAACCCGGAGGAATTATTTAGAAAGATATTTGGAGAAGGTGGATTTCAAAGTAATATCTTTAATGATTTTGAAGATTTTCAAGAATCAAAGTATGGTTTTGGAGCAGCTCAAGAGGTACTTTTATATGTAGAGTAAAGCTACCGTATTTGGACTAATAGAGACACAAAACCGTTTAGATAATGGAATTTTTGGATAATAGATCAATCACTTTCctaatatgaaatttcatttattcaaataCAGACTGAGATTAATTTCTTAGTTTCTTCAACTATTTGTAGATCCTATATCTTTCTGACTGCTAAATcacataattttttcaacaTAAATAACTGCATAGAGTTACATTCTTCCTATATGTCAAGTCGTTAAAGCCCCTTTTCAAACATTACAAATGTTTCAGCATGAGAAGGCATCTCTTCATCACCACTTTTGTTTCTATGATCATTTGTGTAAAATCATCATTATTATCGTGTTTATTGCGATGAAATCATTTCATTACATTAGTATATTTAAGATTTttctttgaataatttttaatatcatgtTTTTGATTTTTAATGTTTGTGACTGTGGCTTTTTCAACAACATGTATTTTTGCTAGATCTGTTGCACTTACACCACTTTCGAGTTATTTAATTATGTCGTATTTTGTTTCGATAGTTAGAATGTTATTAGCTGCATACTAAATTCTTGTAATCAGAACTCACTCGactgaataaaaaaaagaattcattataTATGAACTAGTgactaataaaatatgtacatatttgaaaCAAAAAGAGGTATCCGTTACtggaaaatattacatttgGATATTAGGGTATTCGGATTATGGGTGTTCtactgtatatatgtatatatatacagagtGTCTCAGAATTAtaagtttaattttttaatgttgcTGAAGtaaaataagcaatgaatatcTCACAACAAATGAACCGGATTCATTGCATATATCACCTTTTTTGATTCAGAATGACCAGAGTGGTCAAATATCCTGATAAAGTTGTTTCTTTGTGGGATACTATTATGTTATACATTTTggtatattaattatttgcaAGTTTTATTTCTCTGATTTTTAGGTTGTTATGAATTTAACATTTTCTCAAGCTGCCAGAGGAGTGAATAAAGAGGTTCAGTTAAATGTAGTAGATAAGTGTCCAAAATGTTCAGGGTCACGATGTGAACCAGGAACGAAAGCAGTTAAGTGCCACTATTGTAACGGAACTGGAATGGAAACGATTAGTACTGGCCCTTTTGTAATGAGATCTACTTGTCGTTATTGTCATGGTAGCAGAATGTTCATTAAATATCCATGCACGGAATGTCAAGCAAAAGGACAAACGGTACAAATACATTTTtgtgttaattaaaattaaataaatatttttttaaataaatatttctgtatgtcataattgttttacaataaaatattttaataggtGCAACGCAAGAAAGTAACAGTCCCTGTACCAGCTGGTGTTGAAGATGGTCAAACTATTCGGATGGCTGTTggtaataaagaaatatttataacattccGTGTGGAAAAATCGAAATACTTTCGAAGAGATGGTGCAGACATACATACGGATGCTGAAATTTCGTTATCACAAGCAGTACTGGGTGGTACAATAAGAATAGAAGGCGTTTATGAAGATCATACTATACAAATTCGGCCTGGCACTTCGTCCCATACTAAAATTCGACTTAATAGTAAAGGAATGAAAAAAGTAAATGGCACAGGACATGGAGACCATTATGTACACATTAAAATTGTTGTACCTACAAAATTAACTGATAAACAATTGGCATTACTCCAAGCTTATGCTGAACTTGAAGATGATACACCTGGAACTATATATAGCATAACATATAAAACAGATGGTAAGGATAAACATGATGAATCATGATACTGAGAACAGTACATTACAAAAGTAGAGAAAagttaacaaaattttttgtcttcttttttcttctttatataataaattaaacttaGTAACAATTTTGAAGTTATGAATATTCCGAAtagaattttttcaataatttttgttcCTTGTAAAATCAAGTATAAGATTAGATTTGTGTGTCGCTTGAGTTTCCTCATGTGTACCTGGCCTTGCTAATTCAATAAATgatgtaaaaatttatatatgcGTTTCATTAGCGTttcatattaataaaatatgtttttgaAGAAAGAATGTTAACAGACtgcataacaaataacgtaatagtcAAACAAGTTTTATATATCTCCGTAATTTCTTTACTGTACAAGATCTTTTATCTTGAGAGTTTACATACTTTTTTGGCAGGTCCAAAGATAAAAACTCAAGCGAGACAGAATACACAAAGTGAACCAAATGATGAAAATGATGGTCTCCTTAACAAAATCAAGAAAGCAATATTTGGGTAAAACTTGGGTGAGTGAATCTTTAGGAGGAAAcgcaaaaattatttttttctgtatAATTTATCTGTATGATTAATAAGTTCATAATAAAGCGTGATCTTTTAATATAGATTATGCTGAAAAATTCTACTTTATTACATTTGTTTTATCCACAGGAACTAAACAAAGTTATGCTGGTCCTTTGGATTTGTTGGAATCCATACGAATAGCATTAGGTGACAAGGATATTTCTCATAGAAAATCTGGGTCTTCTAACTGCGAAGGTCGAGAAGATAAATCTGAAGATAATAATGGAATGAAAAGCAGTAGCTCGGTAAATGAAGATGTTGACACAATGAGAAGACGAAAAGTATCTTAAATTCAATgactaaaaaattatttgcagtatCACTAGAAGCAATTAAACAAGAGatataaaagtaaaagttattATCATGTAAAAGATTCTGATGCATcgatgttataaatattacttaaattaCAAACAAATTGACTGTAATCCACTTTTTCAAACGCAATTATATATTGGGGACATTGTTTATTTGATTAACATAGTTTGTTAATGTACTTGTGCAAATGTATTCATACAAAGATTAATAGTTACCGAAGTATCAGAATTAATAGATAATTATAGTTATATTACTTGTGTAATAAACTATACAAACTgtcatatttctacttatgtTTTATCGCTATATCCTTCATTCCATACCATACTATCCaaaacaaatttatatgtttaacattttattattaattttaatatcttgaatTTCATTTCACTACGTTTGGTATAAATTAATCTAGCGCAAATGAAACAAAACtataaagtataaatttaatttattagtttaaCTACATTGATTACAAATGCAGAAGtatgtgtaaaatataaacaatatataataatagatcATAGATAGTGTCCATATTATGACTTTAAATCAgtattttactttaaataatttcttcagTAGTCAAATGTTTAAGGTTCAAGTAAtacagatatatatacatatacatgattttttaatttgacaAATGTAGTATAGTCGCATTAAAAAGTTACACGATAAATATGATTTTGTAAATAtcaatattgaattttttgaATGTAAGTACAACAGAatggaagaaaatttattgattgaaaaagatagatagatattcttgttaatcatttttaataaaatggtTTCTAACACATTTTATGTTTTCAtatcaaaattttcattattcttgTCATAGATTAATATTTACTGTATGTACAATGATATCTTTATGCATGTGAAAATAGAGTGTGTTAATACTCGTAGTAATTAAAGATTCTTACTAATTGATGCAGaatgtattttattacacCTGCTGCCTACGAAGaacgttaatttattgaatattcCTAACTagagatattaaatatttacataatttaaaagtatttatataaatattatataaaatattcatgaaataattttatcgattcTGGAGTTTATGACGTATGTAgtattgtatatatgtatgtatatattcaattattttattcattttatgcCGATATCGTGTTTCGTATTATCTTACGAATGCTAATAAATTATGATGTCATAGCTGAagaatattgttatttataatatatactttataattaaaacataTGGTGTAAATGTGGAACATAGAATTCTAttgtgttttatatatttataatttcttataaaattttattctgaaaattatcGATCttgaaattacattttactGATATGTATAGTTTAATGCAATTCAGTGAAATATGCATTACAACGAAACAGCTTTATGACAAATTATCTTTAAGATAGTTATatattcgaaatataaaacgtttcttgaaaatattaaGCTTCGATTAATAAACCATATTTGAGACCAATATTGGTCAAGTTCTGAGTAGTTGATACACCCAAAACCGCAACCGCAATAGCAGCAATAGTGACTGCACCTTCCAAGTAAAGACCGTATAATACTCGCACATAGCCAACTATTGTTGAAAGACCACCGGCAGCAGTAAAATCTAAAGGAAATAGAACACTTGCTGCAATTGGCCTGGATCTAGCTACTCCAAAACACAAGACTCCCAGCAGATAGTAAGTGGCtgtaattgaaaataatggatagtttttaatttaacattaaataaaattaataattaaattaacattaatattcGAACACAGTACTATCTCTGCGATAATAACGAGTTATTCTGAGTGGTAATTTTTATCGaccttaattttatttcacccTGTACATGACATTATTTACTTAAAGTCATATTCTAAATCAATTGGCAAAGTTTTGCTTTTTTAACACGAAACATGCCTTTTATAAGGGCATATTTTTAtcctaataaaaaaataatacttgAATCAGATTTTATGACTCCAAAGACCCCTAAAACAAGTCTCATTGAAATTACCGATGACATATTTACTGACACTAAATTTTATCAGCATTAGACTTGCCCAACATCGCAGTTGACCGACACCAGACTATATCAGCAACAGCTTCAACTTAATTATTATGTTTGGCAGTATGACTGTCAGTATCAGCACAGATAAATAAGAgcggatttttatttatccATATCAGTTTATTGCTGCAGATAAAATCGGTGACCGATCGCCTTACAGCGGCCGGGTTAAAAATGCTAACCCAAACTTAACACAAACCACTTGATATTGATTTGTATTGAAATTACATTCAAACTTATcgtaaattaattgaaatttacaaACGAAAACTTATTTAATTGCTAAGCAGATTGTGTTCGATATTTGGTTTGGATTAGTTCCTTAATCCGTACACCGTAAGGTGGCAGGCTATCAATCATCTATAGCATAAAATCTATCTAAGTAAAAGTCCTCTCTTATTCCCTTTTACTTTTGTGCTAATATTGCCAGTCAATCGAAGCTGTCGTCAGCAAAAGCTGTGGTCTATGAAATCTGGAGTCGGTCAAATTTGGTGTCAGTGAATAGTCATCGACGAAATCTGTGTCAATGCTTTCAATGGGATCCCCTAAAACTGTCCTGTTTGTAATTAATCGCGTAAAGTTAGCAGACATATAAATTTACTCCAGGTTTTTACTTTTTCAGATCACTAATCgcgataacgttatattaacCAATCtcatagaaaaattatatgaatattataaGTGTATATACACGGgtattatgattttataattaccTACACAAACGAAGGGCACTACCTTAACCCATTTTGGTACTGGCGGTGTATAACTTAGCTCTGTTTGCTCGTATCCTTCAAGTATCCTCGATATAGCATATCTTTGTAATCGTACTGCTAACAGAAGACCAAGATTCATAACTAAAAGAAAATGTGCAGGTATACCAATTGCTGCAAAAATAACAGTTACTGTTCGACCAGCTGTCGTTCGTGGAACCGGGGCACCAAAACCTAAGGGAAATAAAAGCAAATTATAAACTGgcaaaagtaaaaaaatatatgtgcCTATACGTAACTATGTTGCTTAAGCATCTAAAAACagtatagaataaataaaagtaagcGCCCAATCATATTTTTCGAAAGATTCGTTATCAGACTGCGTATTTTTATGAACTGTgcaaaattatacaaaatatacataGCATGAAAGACATGTAAACTATTCAATGTATAATGCTTTCCATAATATTTGTCaggtaaaacaattttgtACCGAGgtttaatttcatcaattatattctcaaaaatataaattttcataaaaatccgTAGTCTATTCATTATTTTTCCTAAGTTTGCTAATGTTACATTTTACactaattatttaaagaaacgatACAATGTGCATATTAAAATCTTGCACTTGAAGCTAATACCGTttgtatttcttcttttttatatttatcgcaaTAATTAAGAAGCATTTATTTGCTACAGAAACAACATTTTAATTACCAAGAGTGGTGAGAAGTGAAAGCGCAAATAAGATACAACCCGGAAACGTCCAAAGTTGTCCACTATTTCCACTTTCGCCATATCCAGAACTAACTGCCATCAATAGCAACTTCTCGTGTTTTTCTACATATTGGTGCACTTTGTTACTCCAAAGCGGTTCTacgtcttcttctttttctgtaCGCAACTGTCTCAATTCCGTCGCTAAGCCAACCGCTAAATCTTTCTGCATATCCTTCAATTTTACAACTTGCTCACGTTCCCGAGGGCCCTCAATGACGCAAAAAGCCACTGCACCAGCAATTGCCCAAATGGTAAGTAACCACGTCAATCCTATAATACGTAAACCACGTTTGTTAACTAAAAATAGTAAAAGCGAATTACACATTAAAATTGTTTGCCGATATGAGAatcatttttttcaataaatcaCTGTACGCCCCGCTGCTTAGGTTCACCTCCTTTCGTTCGTATCAGGAGGTTTACTCGCGTGCAGGGATATTTTGgtctatttttaattatcaataaaGACAAAGCCGAAAacgcaattttttatttcggcGTCAAGAATCACCCCTTAAACCATGAAACATCTGTTGCTGAACACTCTGGACGGTGGCAtacgaaaatattcaaacactCCTAAAAGCTTTGATTTGAAAAGCTTCGCTTCGAGAGCTCATTGTACATCTAAGGACAATGGAAAAaatccatatatatatatcttctaTCTGTATTAGTTTATGCGATATAACgaattttctgtttttatttTGTGTTATCTAGTTATTAGAGGTGCGCGGACACTCGATATT is a window from the Bombus huntii isolate Logan2020A chromosome 6, iyBomHunt1.1, whole genome shotgun sequence genome containing:
- the LOC126866876 gene encoding protein tumorous imaginal discs, mitochondrial isoform X1; this translates as MRLLCNMAAGKGLAIVLRPKTINLFSNSKLNKFPCGIVQRCSTCHRSVTTIALSVGSWSSKKSGKYMIENLSKVQRGIHTTSKLLKRNYYEILGVSKNAAAKDIKKAYYQLAKKYHPDTNKGDPDASRKFQEVSEAYEVLSDDQKRKEYDTWGATSEQMGMGQGHGGGGGGGHAGDFTEGWQFRSSINPEELFRKIFGEGGFQSNIFNDFEDFQESKYGFGAAQEVVMNLTFSQAARGVNKEVQLNVVDKCPKCSGSRCEPGTKAVKCHYCNGTGMETISTGPFVMRSTCRYCHGSRMFIKYPCTECQAKGQTVQRKKVTVPVPAGVEDGQTIRMAVGNKEIFITFRVEKSKYFRRDGADIHTDAEISLSQAVLGGTIRIEGVYEDHTIQIRPGTSSHTKIRLNSKGMKKVNGTGHGDHYVHIKIVVPTKLTDKQLALLQAYAELEDDTPGTIYSITYKTDGTKQSYAGPLDLLESIRIALGDKDISHRKSGSSNCEGREDKSEDNNGMKSSSSVNEDVDTMRRRKVS
- the LOC126866876 gene encoding protein tumorous imaginal discs, mitochondrial isoform X2 — its product is MRLLCNMAAGKGLAIVLRPKTINLFSNSKLNKFPCGIVQRCSTCHRSVTTIALSVGSWSSKKSGKYMIENLSKVQRGIHTTSKLLKRNYYEILGVSKNAAAKDIKKAYYQLAKKYHPDTNKGDPDASRKFQEVSEAYEVLSDDQKRKEYDTWGATSEQMGMGQGHGGGGGGGHAGDFTEGWQFRSSINPEELFRKIFGEGGFQSNIFNDFEDFQESKYGFGAAQEVVMNLTFSQAARGVNKEVQLNVVDKCPKCSGSRCEPGTKAVKCHYCNGTGMETISTGPFVMRSTCRYCHGSRMFIKYPCTECQAKGQTVQRKKVTVPVPAGVEDGQTIRMAVGNKEIFITFRVEKSKYFRRDGADIHTDAEISLSQAVLGGTIRIEGVYEDHTIQIRPGTSSHTKIRLNSKGMKKVNGTGHGDHYVHIKIVVPTKLTDKQLALLQAYAELEDDTPGTIYSITYKTDGPKIKTQARQNTQSEPNDENDGLLNKIKKAIFG
- the LOC126866877 gene encoding uncharacterized protein LOC126866877 — protein: MDVPLFPAPPILGGVATPVSDVIDVAKLTPVSLSAVTCARKQHAGKKMHRAIKIHKIRHSAHRNVIHPKSKDEIGRRVTEFHITMTEQQRHNQNEDDNDVVFAIDTPTTVSEDISPRYKTTANSEKPTKSIAIQTTVGLPLRLRVLPSVKDIVEEEDVASSNVKGFSKIWKHIRFLGRLSLSLFGLTWLLTIWAIAGAVAFCVIEGPREREQVVKLKDMQKDLAVGLATELRQLRTEKEEDVEPLWSNKVHQYVEKHEKLLLMAVSSGYGESGNSGQLWTFPGCILFALSLLTTLGFGAPVPRTTAGRTVTVIFAAIGIPAHFLLVMNLGLLLAVRLQRYAISRILEGYEQTELSYTPPVPKWVKVVPFVCVATYYLLGVLCFGVARSRPIAASVLFPLDFTAAGGLSTIVGYVRVLYGLYLEGAVTIAAIAVAVLGVSTTQNLTNIGLKYGLLIEA